The Ruminococcus bovis genome includes a region encoding these proteins:
- a CDS encoding phosphatase PAP2 family protein, with protein sequence MLWYDITDWLGIAAILTALVFTVAGLVQLIKRKSLLKVDREILALGGLYIIVIGLYVLFEKVIINYRPIIMPGSTHPEASFPSSHTMLVCIIMGSAAMLLGKYIRNKKLCTAIRVMCLAIIAFTVIGRLIAGVHWFTDILGGILISITLLSFFREVK encoded by the coding sequence ATGCTCTGGTATGATATAACAGATTGGCTCGGAATAGCCGCGATTCTGACGGCGTTAGTTTTCACGGTCGCCGGACTTGTACAGTTGATAAAAAGAAAAAGCCTGCTTAAGGTAGACCGTGAGATCCTCGCTTTGGGCGGTCTTTATATCATCGTTATCGGGCTATATGTGTTATTTGAAAAAGTAATAATCAACTACCGCCCGATCATTATGCCCGGCAGCACCCACCCCGAGGCTTCTTTTCCGTCGTCGCACACGATGCTCGTTTGCATAATAATGGGAAGCGCCGCGATGCTGCTCGGCAAATATATAAGGAATAAAAAGCTGTGTACGGCGATCAGGGTAATGTGCCTTGCCATAATCGCATTTACCGTTATCGGCAGGCTTATTGCGGGAGTTCATTGGTTCACGGACATACTCGGCGGGATCCTGATAAGTATCACGCTGCTGTCGTTTTTTCGGGAAGTAAAATAA